The Spirosoma radiotolerans genome has a window encoding:
- a CDS encoding DegT/DnrJ/EryC1/StrS family aminotransferase, which translates to MPGMEFFGAAERTEINDVLETGILFRYNHEAQRNNIYKAREFEAEVAKLVGAKYAHAVSSGSTAVLCALAAAGIGAGDEVIVPPFTYIATVEAVLMVGALPVFADIDETICLSADGIRKAITPKTKAICLVHMCGQMADMDAIMDVVNEHNLVLVEDAGQAMGASYKGVSTGLWGKTGAYSFDFFKIATAGEGGIMVTNDEVAYKHADSYSDHGHDHIGSNRGMEQHPVLGFNYRISELHAAVGLVQTRRVPEIIRNNNAHKRQLMAALGQVPGVSFARIPDENGDSATFLNLLMPDTDTAQRVVAEMNAAGIGGFNYWFTNMYHFINQWDHIKQMRTAAALPIEKFGAPQDYNNLAIPNAQATIGRLISFGIRATWTSDEVAALATNIEAAIRKATLVEA; encoded by the coding sequence ATGCCAGGAATGGAATTTTTCGGAGCCGCTGAGCGCACAGAAATTAACGATGTGCTCGAGACCGGCATCCTGTTTCGGTATAATCACGAAGCACAACGCAATAATATCTACAAAGCGCGCGAATTTGAGGCCGAGGTTGCCAAACTCGTTGGGGCCAAGTATGCACATGCCGTATCGAGTGGGTCGACCGCCGTTCTGTGCGCCCTGGCTGCAGCCGGCATCGGTGCCGGCGACGAGGTAATCGTGCCTCCTTTCACCTACATTGCCACCGTCGAAGCGGTACTCATGGTGGGGGCGTTGCCCGTCTTCGCCGACATCGACGAAACCATTTGCCTGAGTGCCGACGGCATTCGTAAGGCCATCACGCCTAAAACGAAAGCCATTTGCCTGGTCCATATGTGTGGCCAAATGGCTGATATGGATGCCATTATGGACGTCGTTAATGAGCACAATCTGGTACTGGTTGAAGATGCCGGACAGGCAATGGGAGCCAGCTACAAAGGCGTTTCGACCGGACTTTGGGGTAAAACGGGCGCTTATTCGTTCGATTTCTTCAAAATCGCAACGGCTGGCGAGGGGGGCATCATGGTTACCAACGATGAAGTCGCTTATAAACATGCCGATTCCTATTCCGATCACGGCCACGACCACATCGGTAGCAACCGGGGTATGGAGCAGCACCCGGTTCTTGGTTTCAACTACCGGATCAGCGAGCTGCACGCGGCTGTTGGTCTGGTTCAGACGCGCCGGGTGCCCGAAATTATCAGAAACAACAATGCCCACAAACGTCAGTTAATGGCCGCGTTGGGGCAAGTGCCGGGCGTATCATTTGCCCGTATTCCCGACGAAAACGGCGATTCCGCTACATTCCTGAATCTGCTGATGCCCGATACTGATACGGCGCAACGGGTTGTGGCTGAGATGAATGCGGCTGGAATTGGGGGCTTCAACTACTGGTTCACCAACATGTACCACTTCATCAATCAGTGGGATCATATCAAACAAATGCGGACCGCAGCTGCCCTGCCGATTGAAAAATTCGGTGCGCCACAGGACTACAACAACCTCGCTATTCCAAATGCACAGGCAACTATCGGTCGACTGATTTCTTTCGGTATCCGGGCCACCTGGACATCGGACGAAGTAGCCGCTCTGGCCACCAATATCGAAGCGGCTATCCGCAAAGCAACTCTGGTAGAAGCGTAA
- a CDS encoding nucleoside deaminase, producing MTNQDDFFLREAIQLAREGMTSGQGGPFGSVIVRDGVIVGKGCNKVTSTNDPTAHAEVVAIRDACQNLGTFQLDGCTLYASCEPCPMCLGAIYWARPSRIVYAAFHSDAADAGFDDQFIYEEIDKPRAERHIPMHQLLRDEANTVFEEWVALGKRIPY from the coding sequence ATGACGAATCAGGATGATTTTTTTCTGCGCGAGGCCATTCAACTGGCCCGCGAAGGCATGACAAGTGGACAAGGTGGACCCTTTGGTTCTGTCATTGTGCGCGATGGTGTGATCGTGGGGAAAGGGTGCAACAAAGTTACCTCGACCAATGACCCGACCGCCCATGCGGAGGTCGTTGCCATTCGGGATGCCTGCCAGAATCTCGGCACCTTTCAACTGGATGGTTGTACACTCTATGCCTCCTGCGAGCCTTGTCCGATGTGTCTGGGCGCTATTTACTGGGCGCGTCCCAGCCGGATTGTCTATGCGGCCTTTCACTCCGATGCCGCTGATGCCGGTTTCGACGATCAGTTTATCTACGAGGAAATCGACAAACCCCGAGCGGAGCGCCATATTCCTATGCATCAGCTTCTTCGCGATGAAGCCAACACGGTTTTTGAGGAGTGGGTCGCTTTGGGAAAACGGATACCTTATTAA